In Setaria viridis chromosome 5, Setaria_viridis_v4.0, whole genome shotgun sequence, the genomic stretch ACATGCGTCTCAACCACGACATGACTTCATCTGTGCTTAGTTCCGCATTAGACATTCTTGATGGGTCATTAACTCCCAAGTACTCGTAAGCCCAGCAGCATTGCAGTTGCAGGGGTTGGATTCGCCGCTTCATGAAGCTAAAAGCTACTCCAACTCCTATTAATCCTTCTTGCTTGAACTTGGCTATCCAGTCCAGGAGTTCGGGAAGCTGCAGGCAGTCTCCATGGCTTGGCTCATCAGCCATCTGTTATTCCAAGTTGGGCGATGTCCGGTTAACTTGGAGAAGGTCGTGGTTGccgatgtagcaccacttctctTTCCATCCAAAATTAATCCAATAAACCCCGGAAGAAGTCAGAGGCAGGCAATGCAAGACCGCGCTCAATGAAATGTGTGAAGATTACCGACTTCTCGAGGTCCTCCTCCATTGCCACAGGTTGCCGAAGGCAAGTCTCCAGTTGATGATGTTTTTTTCCTTGGAGGAGGTTGGCGGCTTCCATCACTTTGatgtcttcctccttcagcGATGATCGCTTCCCGGCACATGCAGGGGTTGGCGGTGCAGTCTTGTCCGTCTTCCTGTACTTGGGAGCCTTGCAGCTGTGTTCCTTCTTCTtgtccgccttcttcttcccgccCTCAACCGCCTTGGCTGCAActgctttcttccccatcctcgATGTcacgagtgtttttttttcacatgcactcgggggctgagtggtgggggacggCAGCACTAGCGCTCAGAGATCGGACAGTGGTGGCGCTggggctacagtgtggaagttgaaagagcagatgaCTCAATCCTCGCCGTGCAGGAGAAGATCCGGCACGATCTCGAGACCAAAGGCTTCGTCACCTATGAGGCCACCGACGAAATTGCAAATGAGGACGAGGCCGCAGCACCTGCAGGAGGGCACCGCCGGCCTGGGGTCAGCAAAGCATGCTGGACGGGTGAAGTTTAGGCGTTAACCGTGAAATTTCCAAACAAACGCTTCTTTGGGTCTGCTTTATTATGTTTTCTCAGTTACTGGACTGTATATAAATACTATATTGGATTTAGTTTTGCGGCCCGGTATGAGCAGTACAAGCCCAAAGCAGAACACAGCAGAAGCAACAACCCAATCGCCTCTCTAACCGCTTCAATTTTTATCTGGGCCAGTGCAGGCCCGCGGTTACATCCCCAAACAAAcgctttttattttttagctgACCTGCAAATCATGCTGGCAGGAGCAGGACTCTATCACGTGAGCTAAATCAAACGAAGGCCAGCTGGACAAACCGCCTAGCCGAGAGGTCTAGAAGAGCCAGGtaatctcggatcggggcagTGACCGAGCCCAGGGTGTGAGTGCGTGACCCGTGCCCCTGCAGGTGTGCCACACCAATCGTACGACGCCCACAGAGCGTGAACTGCATCGAACCACCGCGTTCGGCCTTTTCTTGGCCTCTCCTCTGCAACTGAAAGCGAAAGTGTCGCCCCAGCAATGGCAGCGCTTCCCTTAATGCTGGCCTGTAACTAAAGAACGTCATCGCATCTGATGTCGATCCCTTCAACCGGGCATGGAAACACGCTACAGTACTCGTTTCGTTTCGGCAACTGGAGTGAGCAAATTAACGCCACGGCGCAAGATTTTACAGTGGTGTACACACAAACGAAAGtttccaccgcccgccgccggaaCACTATCGGCCGGCGCAACGGAATGCGGCCGCCCTGAAAGTTCATCCTGTTCCGCCTCCACGCACGGTTGCCGCGAGGGATAATCAGACAGCTTCGTCGCTTCCGATGCCGTCGCCTGGTGGTTTGGTGGCGGTCGCGGCCGCGAGAAGCGAGGCCCGGCACAGAGGGCAGCTTGCCTGAGCCCGCAGCCACGCGTCCACGCATTCCGGGTGGAAGCCGTGTCCGCACCGCGGCAGCGCCTTCACCTTGTCGCCCTCCACGAGCTCGCCGAGGCAGATGGGGCAGCactgcgccgccgcgtcgtccgccgcggcgccggcgccggcgccgccaccaggCCGCCGGTACAGCGTCACGGGCAGGCCCGCAATCGCGGCGTCGTCGAGGCCGGGCGACACCGACGCGGTGGAGCCCAGCGGCGCCGCGGAGGAAGAGCCCGGCGACGACGCCCAGTACCTCGGCAGCGCGGCGGAGACGCCGCGGCGGTCGTTGTAGCGGTGGCACGCCCAGCGGAGGTAGAGGCAGATGGCGACGAAACAGACGAGGACGCCGAAGAGCGCCACGAGCACCGGCATGCCGCGGCCGTGCACGGCGAAGTTGCCGTCGTCCACGTCGCCGTAGCGCCACCGCAGCGCCTCCTGCGCTGCCATGCGGCTGCCCTCTCTCCGGGAGCCTGGAAATCGTTGCGGCCGTCAGCTTTCTTCTCTTCGCGTGGCTCTTGAAAAAACACAAAACGAAGGGCGTCGGCGCGTCGCGTGGCTTGTGTGGGCTGGGCGGCCTCTGGTCCCAGCGCGTGCTCGCTTCAAATGGGCGGCCTGGGCTGGGCGGCGTGAGGGATCCAGGCGGTtctaagctttttcggcaagcGATTTGCAGTGACCGTCTGCTGAAATTCCCTCTCGTCGAAAGGTTTGACGAATACTCCTAACCAAGAAACGTGCTAACGACTGCTGGGTCGGTCGTGTTCATGTAGAGTGGCACACAAAAAGGATAAAGATGCTATGCATGttaccaggtgctaaacttcagcacgtgtcatattggatgttcagatgctaattaggaagattcaacgtgagctaattataaaactaattgcataatcCCTGGACTagttcgcgagacgaatttattaaggcTATtaagttactgtagcaccacattgtcaaatcatggactaattagacttaataaattcatctcacgaattagactccatctgtgtagttagttttgtaattagactatatttaatactcctaatcagtatcaaatatccgatatgacaggtgcaCTAGCATgtgggagccaaacacccccttattcgGACCTAGCTAGCCAACCAGTGGCTCTCTAGATGCAACAGCAATTTGCGGCTAGCTGTGTGGGATTTGCCGGTCACTACGCGTTTAGGGAAGCATCAGAATTTCCTTTCTTAGTTTTCTTTGTTTGAAAAAGGGTGGCCCCATGCACGGCCTGACTTTGCCACTACTGGCAGTTGAAGGAAGTGTGGTCGTTATCAGCATAAACCGCGATGTTTCTTGAGAAGCCTAAGGCGCTTGTTAGGCTCCCatctgctaaaatttagcacatgtcatattaaatgtttgatactaattagaagtattaaatataagttaattacaaaactagttgcacagatggagtctaattcacgagacgaacctattaagccatttgctaatgatggattgattatctttaatacattcgtctcgtgaattagtccagaggttctgcaattagtttataattagctcatgtttaatcttactaattagtatccgaatattcgatgtcgcactgctaaaatttagcgcACACCCCTAGCTAATTGGAAAGGTTGGTCGCCTGGAGTCTAGAAAGTTCTGAAAGAATCACATCTGGTGTAGCAGTAAACTCAGTGGGTGCAGACTGTACTTCGCACGAACGTTTTGAAGCAGTGGTATTTTAAAATGCACTTCGCACAAACTTATCTGGACCCGATCCTTATCTTGGAAGCTGGGCACGTGAGGTTTTACCTCGAACGGTCTCTTCAGGCCCGGAACAGGTAGGAGCATACTGAAAGGGAGCTTTTCTGCTGCTAAGGCTGAGAAGTGAGGAGGATTTTCCTTTTTAACGAAAAGAAGTGAGGAGGATTGATGGTAACAACCACAGAGTGTCAAAACGGGAATGATGCAGTGCAGCATGAGTGGGTAGGTAAAGGACGGGTGCTCACAACTGTACACAGGTCTGCCAAATTGCTAGGCACCGATGGATGCAAGATACAGCTATGCGTGTTGTGGTCTGGTAAAGCACGGTGAGCGCGGGGGGCAAGCACGGGGACAGCCGAGCCAGCACGGGTCGGCCGTGGATGTTCGTGAACACTGAACAGCACATGTTCACAGCCGGATCCAACGGCTTTCCGTGCGGTTATCAACTTTGGCAGCATCATTACGATCATCAGTTTGTGCTGGGCACATATATTCATATTCTTCGGCACCTGCATGACTTACCGTAAGGTCTTCATGCCGATCATGCCATCGTATCCTTTTTGTTCCCAATGAAACAATGTTGGCAGTccgaaggaaaaaaagaaaagacgaGAGCCAGTCCTGCACTACCTGAGCAGTGGCGAGTCTGGCGACCAGGCCCAGGAGAAACCTCAAATTTGGGAAACTGCAGGGTGACCCGTGCCACTGACGATTGAGCCAGGCTCATCCTAAATTTGTCGGCATGTTCGgatggacttataagccggctgaaaagctgaaacggcttatttgttatgagagaaaaatattattcaatggctgataagccagctgataagctgaagcgaacagagttGCGTGTCTCCACGCTGAGACCCATGCTGATCATGGGATTTCTTTTGTCAAGGCTCGAGGTAGGACTTCACAACACTGCACCATGCATGTGCTTCACAGTTGTGTGGACGGACCATACGAGGACTTTAtccctccatctcaaaaatAATATAATTTTAACTTTACACAAGCTAAACTAAGTTTATGCGGAATACGCGGCGGGTGGTCAAGACTATTCCAGTGTTTATGAGGAGCTCTAGTCATGTGGGTGACGGTCGTGACACGTATGTAGGCCACGGCCCGGCGGtgcggcgaggtcgccgccgaAGCTGCGGGCGGTAGGAGGACGGTAGGTGGGGTCAGAGATGGGGGCATGTCAGCATCGTGGTTGTGCGAGGGCGGGAGAAGAGAAGGTGGCAGGTAGACGGCAATGATGGCACAACAATGCAGACGGGCCGGGAGCCGCTTGCCAGAGGCGGAGTAAAAGAAAGGGCTGAGGGGCCAAAGATATGCCGAGGGTGACGGTGGGACTGTGGGAGCACTCAGCGGGGGCGAGGGCGGCCGCTGGAGCACTGCCCTAGATGAAGATGATAGGGTCACGCGATAGAAAATGGTGCAACTCATCGCTTAAAATGaagaaattgatttttttaaacGTAAAAATGAAGGGATTGATGAGGCAGTTGATTCTTTTGTTGCGTAGTTTGCTATGTGTGTTGGAGGAAGATTGACTGAAAGAGAGGAAAacggagggaaaaaaaaagaggaagaagaggtggagatgAGGGCAGAAGAAGAACCTCTTTTTGTGTGTAGCCCATGCATCTATGATCACTAGCTACTTGTCTTAGAGAACAGAGAAGTTAAAAgctaaggaagaagaaaaaggaatcCATTCTCGCTCCAGATGGAGATCGGATCGGATGGTGAGGGCCACTGTGCCAATTCTCGCCGGAGGTGATTCAAATTTTCCGGCATACAATGTTTCTCAGTCACATGATGATGTATATCGTCTCACCCAGCCCAGACCGTCCAATGGCCACTCCGGCCGGTCCCCCTGCGGGCTGCGGCCGGCCCTGGCACCGTGGCACAGAGCGCGCGGCACGGCAAGGCAACCCGTGCGCTGCCAAGGAACCTGCGAGCTGCGGGAGCTGGGCTCACCGGGCACATGTCGCTGAAGGTCTCGCCGACCGAGGCAGGCAGACATGAACATATGAATAGCTGGCCTAGCTATATGTCTTTGCCCTGGCATATTTTAACGCCCTAAAATATCACGTCTGCCGGCTGCCGCTACATAACGTAGCGCCGGTTCTGCCAAAATCTTTGGCTCTGATCGCAATTCACACGGGCGGATGGACGTCGCCGTCCTCATCAATGGAATGGAGCCTTTATTCTCGCACAGTCCAGGCAGTCAAGCAAGCACTGCACGGGGATGCGGCCTGCGGGGATCATCTAGCGCGTCCACTTGGGCACCGTGCAGGGAGCCGACGCCCTCCGATGATCCGATCCGACCAGCAGGCGAGCGTCTACACGCTGCCCAAATTAGCTCGTTACATGGCTAAACTCAAACTTGGATTGGCCAGTTTCTATTTGGAAGACAGTTTGATTAGAGACAAACTAGAAATCGACTTATATTGGGACATAGGAAGTAGAAAAAATTTAAATGGAAAAACAGTAGCTCACTAATACTTGCCTCTGCGCCCTTTGAAATTACTACAAGAGCCATATATAGAGAGAGTATTTAAATACAGATAGAACAGTAAaaagtttcaactttcaacatGGATGTAACATTTAACATCGAGCTAGTTATATTAGTGTTGAAAAATGTTTTATAACCACTCGAGATGTTATCTACGTGGTTTTCAGGTCTTACTGAAACTCACAGGCTTAAAATGCAGCTTAGAACAGATTACAATTATTGTAACTCCTTCATTGAGAATGGCCTTAGAAATGGACACCAGATAGCGCTAACAATTAATTTTACTATACAAAATAAATGAAGATTCGTATCCCTTGTTTGATACTTCGATCGAAAATGTAACTCGTTCTAGCTCCCTCGTAAATGTATACGTCGTTCTTTCAAGATATTTGCAATCATGCTTTCCTTCTTTGGCTTTCTTAACTATATTGCATAACTTACATAGACCACACTACTTAATTCTTCAAGAGTCAAGGACAGTAGGGCAGATATGGTCATTTCACACACCACTAATTCTAGTCATGAAGTATAACCTTATATTTGGATAGGAGGCAGTATGATTCTTTAGCATCGTCCTTAATTCCTCGTAGAGGTGATGATATTTTCACTTTTTGCTCAAAGACTTGGCTATATAATCAACGTCGATGGTGGAGTTCTCTTTTTGTAAAACCTGAAGACAGGGATCAAAGAAAGATGGAAATTTGCAAGTGATATGTAGTAGTTAGAAGAACGATGACATACTAAGCCAGAATACAAGTTCACATTGATGATTTTATCCTCTAGACCCGATTCTTCATCGATATGAAGAAACTAGCTAGGAAACATTCATGCGGCTACGGCCCACCGTCTTTGATCATCGATCAACAGAGTAACAGAAGTACAGATCTGCAGGCTCTGATAATACTAATCGACTGACAGGGGAAATGCATCGAATACTAATTAAGCTTTTGCTCAGAGAAGAACTAGAGAGTTCCTAGCAGATACGGACGTACGGAAGCTACCTTATGTAACTACGACTTCTGGCTACTAGTGCTAATAAGAGCCGGGCAGATCAGTCTCCCCTTCGTCGAGGTCACACACAGAGTAGCTTGCGGCTGCAGGCTCGGCGAAGACGCACGAAGGCAACGGAGGCAGCTCGTGCACTCCGCTGATCTGCCCCGGATCGATCCCGTGCAGCTGAGGGGCGGCGAGGTCGTAGCTCACCGCTTCCTGCAGCGGAACCTGGAGCtgcaccacctccgcctcgcaTGCACCGGCACGGCAGCGTGATGCGAGCgtcacctcgccggcgccgccagccacggcggcggagtacgcggcggcgagctccgcgGGGCATCCCTCCTCGTGCTGCATGAGCGCGGCCTGGTGAAGGCTGACCTGCGCCTTGAGGAACTTGACGTAGTGGATGGCCTGCTCGAGCATGGACACCGTGTCCATCTTGCTGCCGCCGGGGACGAGGCTGCGGAGCACGCGGAAGCGGTCGCTGATCCGGTGCCGCcgctcgcgcgccgccacgCTCTGCGGGTCCGTCGACAGCTTGGCCCCCgggcgccgccgcacgccgcctccaccgccgccgccgccgccgcgcaccctGCTGTCGCcgagggcgccggccgccgccgggtggTGGAGGTAGGGCTGCGGGTGGATCATGGGGAAACCGCGTGGGTCATACACGGCTTGGTAGTGATATGGATCCATGGCTAGGATGCTCGGACGCCTAGGCGTGCTACCACTACAACTTTGCTGTTGCCTTTGCTGGTTTCAGCCCTAGAGCTATGGGTTCGGAAGGAGCCCATGGCGGGTATATATACTCAGCATGGAATTGCATGGAAGCGTATCAGCAGTTAAGCACATGACAAAGTACACACTAGATTGCGTTTTCGTTCCCCTATATCAAATTTTGGAGAAATGGGATTTTCCACCCTACAGACTATTTGAAAAGCAGGAACGATTAATTAAACACAGAGATTGAATGTGGTGCAAATATAACTGCAAAACGTTTCTTTTAGGCAAGCTTAATTAAAACTAATAGTCAAAAATACCCACAAACTGCAAGAATACGACAAGATTTCTTCGACTATACAGCACAATGCACGGGCATGTAACTAGTATTATAACAAATCTTGTAGTATTCTTAGAACACTCATATGAGATTTagcttttttcttcttaaatgATTCTATATATTTTCCTGTTTGGGTCCCAATGCAAAGGGCTTCATGTCATTTTTTCACTAGGTTCAAATTGGTTAAAGCTGTTCCATTTTAATTTTCATTTGTTCCAAAGAGGGGCAAACTATAGGTAGTAAAACCCGTGTGACAGTTTGAGAATTGTACTGTTCTACTTTTACGACATATGGTGTAGTAAGTCCACTTGTACGTAAAATTTATGATGTAGACAATCATGCACAGGTCACAAACGCGACGGCCTTCATGCGCTGAATAAAGTACACGAACGGATAGCTCTACCCTTTCCAGCAACCATGCATGCGTAGTATGGAGTAGTGAATGATCGAAAGGCCGGCCTCTAGAGTCTAGCTAGGGCATTGGTGAAAAGGGATTGGTCTAGCTAGGGTTTCAGGGAACAGTATCATGTGCCCATGCGAAAACAATTGCAAGATCACATGATTGGTACCGGTGTCACATCCACCTTGTACATATGACCACCCGAGAGGCAACACATCCCCGGAGATGGAGGCAAAGAGACAGCATAGAATAATACTTCCCATTTATTCGTCTCCAGGTACCTTCACCTCAGGTCTCTTCACATCTTGTTCGGGTTCCTGGAATTTGTGTAGCTCTGGAAAACCGATTATTTTCTGTTGAA encodes the following:
- the LOC117858258 gene encoding transcription factor LAX PANICLE 1; this encodes MDPYHYQAVYDPRGFPMIHPQPYLHHPAAAGALGDSRVRGGGGGGGGGVRRRPGAKLSTDPQSVAARERRHRISDRFRVLRSLVPGGSKMDTVSMLEQAIHYVKFLKAQVSLHQAALMQHEEGCPAELAAAYSAAVAGGAGEVTLASRCRAGACEAEVVQLQVPLQEAVSYDLAAPQLHGIDPGQISGVHELPPLPSCVFAEPAAASYSVCDLDEGETDLPGSY
- the LOC117855334 gene encoding RING-H2 finger protein ATL66, with product MAAQEALRWRYGDVDDGNFAVHGRGMPVLVALFGVLVCFVAICLYLRWACHRYNDRRGVSAALPRYWASSPGSSSAAPLGSTASVSPGLDDAAIAGLPVTLYRRPGGGAGAGAAADDAAAQCCPICLGELVEGDKVKALPRCGHGFHPECVDAWLRAQASCPLCRASLLAAATATKPPGDGIGSDEAV